One part of the Gemmatimonadaceae bacterium genome encodes these proteins:
- a CDS encoding ABC transporter substrate-binding protein — MRLPPLAKTVVIALAVAACGGAEHSPPARVSTVTVAYCCGRDALSPMADASARYLVFLSLTELDSAGERQPRLARTWEHSADHRQSTYHLRTDLRWQDGVPVTAHDVKFTLDLLSNPDVGYFPPATVESTTPDDSTVTIRAPNGFHEDWWLVIYPKHIVERLDPKKFYHWDFWTNPVGNGPYKLVRYIPETLMEFEASPPYPLTTPKIRRVVLKFAQDAALTELLSGGVDAVAGSNPAQIAMLARDPRFRIYHSEAPTVVRALYWKNDHPLFSDRRVRRALTMAIDRRVLLSALNLPVTLPVADGPYTSGQFLRRDLPAPMTYDPVHARALLDSLGWRVNDADGVRERNGRQFRFTALVRQDPSFAVISVLIQEQLRRVGVQMELQSMETEILSSRVKDGRFQAAFILSQHLPGWLRTYYGAGTPVGYRNPEVGRLIDRALATADPDVLDAVYRELMAIFSEDAPVTFLFPQTQSYFVNKRIHGLDGRYLPDPVQHMEHLWVADRSDQ, encoded by the coding sequence ATGAGATTACCTCCGCTCGCCAAAACAGTCGTGATCGCCCTCGCGGTAGCCGCGTGCGGCGGAGCCGAACACTCTCCACCCGCGCGCGTTTCGACGGTTACCGTGGCCTACTGCTGCGGCCGCGACGCGCTCAGCCCGATGGCGGATGCCTCGGCTCGCTACCTGGTATTCCTATCGCTGACCGAATTGGATTCGGCAGGCGAACGACAGCCGCGACTGGCGCGCACCTGGGAGCACTCGGCGGACCATCGCCAGTCCACCTATCACCTGCGTACCGATTTGCGTTGGCAGGACGGCGTGCCGGTCACCGCGCACGATGTCAAGTTCACGCTCGACCTGCTGAGCAATCCCGACGTTGGCTATTTCCCCCCGGCCACGGTCGAGTCCACCACGCCCGATGATTCCACCGTAACAATCCGGGCGCCGAACGGATTCCATGAAGACTGGTGGCTCGTGATCTATCCGAAGCACATCGTCGAGCGGCTCGATCCGAAGAAATTCTATCACTGGGACTTCTGGACGAATCCGGTGGGGAATGGACCATATAAACTCGTCCGCTACATACCCGAAACACTGATGGAATTCGAGGCCAGTCCCCCGTATCCTCTCACGACGCCGAAGATCCGGCGCGTTGTGCTCAAGTTCGCGCAGGACGCGGCGCTGACTGAGCTTCTGAGCGGGGGCGTGGACGCTGTCGCCGGGTCGAACCCCGCCCAGATCGCGATGCTCGCCCGGGACCCGCGATTCCGGATCTACCACTCGGAAGCTCCAACGGTGGTCCGCGCGCTTTACTGGAAGAACGATCACCCTCTCTTCAGTGACCGGCGCGTGCGTCGTGCCCTGACGATGGCCATTGACCGGCGCGTGCTGCTGTCCGCCCTCAATCTGCCGGTCACACTTCCCGTTGCGGATGGACCATACACGAGCGGGCAATTCCTGCGGCGCGATCTGCCGGCGCCGATGACCTACGATCCGGTGCACGCCCGCGCGCTGCTGGACTCGCTTGGCTGGCGTGTCAATGACGCCGACGGCGTCCGTGAGAGGAACGGCCGGCAATTCCGCTTCACCGCGCTTGTCCGGCAGGATCCGAGTTTCGCCGTGATTTCCGTGCTCATCCAGGAACAGCTTCGTCGAGTCGGCGTGCAGATGGAGCTGCAATCCATGGAGACGGAGATTCTCAGCAGCCGCGTGAAGGACGGCCGATTCCAAGCTGCCTTCATCCTGTCGCAACATCTGCCGGGGTGGCTCCGGACTTATTACGGGGCCGGCACGCCGGTCGGTTACCGCAACCCCGAGGTCGGTCGTCTCATTGATCGCGCGCTCGCGACCGCCGACCCTGATGTTCTAGACGCCGTATACCGCGAGTTGATGGCGATCTTCAGCGAGGATGCCCCCGTCACGTTTCTTTTTCCGCAGACGCAGAGCTACTTCGTCAACAAGCGAATCCATGGACTCGACGGGCGCTATTTGCCGGATCCGGTACAGCACATGGAGCATCTTTGGGTGGCGGATCGGAGCGACCAATGA
- a CDS encoding isoaspartyl peptidase/L-asparaginase encodes MRETISRREFLLAGAAVPVLGARIAGSPTFPAPAIIIPKGSRPCVVASDNGIRGVKVAYDMLMKGADTLDAIIAGVNIQELDPEDQSVGLGGLPNEEGVVQLDASCMHGPTRRAGAVGALEGIATPSLVARAVMEYTDHMLLVGKDARRFALSMGFKEQNLLTDKSKAEWLKWKATRAKSGDGWINDKARENWLRWNAAQKKRTDEEDQPLNAALWSDKIAWTHGTINMNAVAANGDLSSCTSTSGRSWKIPGRVGDSPIIGAGQYCDNDVGAAGSTGRGEANMKVCGAFLTVEGMRRGLSPTDACLETLRRVVATTEPRLLNQRGRPKFGLAFYAVNKRGEFGGAILSDNYPFVSYAVADASGARLVELAAFYDGTAELNDALVRRREIKLDPATLDRFVGEYAVPVPIVITKENGSLWAQPAGNRRAQLFAEAPTEFFLKIADMQLSFVVNPAGTVTGLVVHLSGLDQTGRKYRYDWTGRKVR; translated from the coding sequence ATGAGAGAGACCATCTCCCGTCGCGAGTTCCTCCTGGCCGGCGCCGCCGTACCCGTCCTCGGCGCAAGGATCGCCGGGTCCCCGACGTTCCCGGCGCCCGCCATCATCATCCCGAAGGGCTCGCGGCCCTGCGTGGTTGCCTCGGACAACGGCATTCGCGGCGTCAAGGTCGCCTACGACATGCTGATGAAAGGCGCCGACACGCTCGACGCGATCATTGCCGGCGTGAACATTCAGGAGCTCGACCCGGAAGATCAGTCTGTCGGACTCGGCGGACTGCCCAACGAGGAGGGAGTCGTACAGCTCGACGCTTCGTGCATGCACGGCCCCACAAGGCGAGCCGGCGCCGTCGGCGCGCTCGAGGGGATTGCCACGCCATCGCTCGTCGCCAGGGCCGTGATGGAGTACACGGACCACATGCTCCTCGTGGGCAAGGACGCTAGGCGTTTCGCGCTCTCCATGGGCTTCAAGGAGCAGAACCTCCTCACCGACAAGTCGAAGGCGGAGTGGCTGAAATGGAAGGCAACGCGCGCCAAGAGCGGGGATGGGTGGATCAACGACAAGGCGCGCGAGAACTGGCTCCGCTGGAATGCAGCGCAGAAGAAACGGACGGACGAGGAGGACCAGCCATTGAACGCGGCACTTTGGTCGGACAAGATCGCGTGGACGCATGGCACGATCAACATGAACGCGGTCGCGGCCAATGGTGACCTCAGCTCTTGCACGTCGACGAGTGGTCGCTCGTGGAAGATCCCCGGTCGCGTCGGCGATTCGCCCATCATCGGCGCGGGTCAGTACTGCGACAACGATGTTGGCGCGGCGGGCTCGACCGGGCGCGGTGAGGCGAACATGAAGGTTTGCGGCGCGTTCCTTACTGTAGAGGGAATGCGGCGCGGCCTCTCGCCCACCGATGCGTGCCTGGAAACGCTGCGGCGCGTGGTGGCGACTACGGAGCCGCGGCTGCTCAATCAACGGGGGCGGCCGAAATTCGGCCTCGCCTTCTACGCGGTGAACAAGCGCGGCGAGTTCGGCGGAGCGATCCTGTCGGACAACTATCCCTTTGTGAGCTACGCTGTGGCGGACGCCAGTGGCGCCAGGCTTGTCGAGCTGGCGGCTTTCTATGATGGGACGGCTGAGTTGAACGATGCGCTGGTCAGGCGGCGGGAGATCAAGCTTGACCCGGCTACGCTGGACCGGTTCGTCGGCGAATACGCGGTGCCTGTCCCGATCGTGATCACGAAAGAGAATGGGTCGCTCTGGGCTCAACCGGCCGGGAACCGGCGGGCGCAGCTCTTTGCCGAGGCACCGACAGAATTCTTTCTGAAAATCGCGGACATGCAGTTGTCGTTCGTCGTTAACCCCGCCGGGACGGTGACCGGCCTGGTAGTGCACCTGAGCGGACTTGACCAGACGGGGCGAAAGTATCGGTATGACTGGACGGGGCGAAAAGTGCGGTAG
- a CDS encoding ABC transporter substrate-binding protein: protein MTKDVAQYSQIDRRQFVEVCVGSLALAAVGCGRGKNRGDFRSSTLIIAYHGGADVLKPDMTNAERLVFLPLMVWNSRGELEGRLAHRWEHSADYREWTYHLRTDVRWHDGVPVTAHDVAFSLSLFSHPDVLILPADAVESVAVHDDSTLTVRSRRGSRLYNVSVVYYPKHRLQHLDRSTLTQWDFWTNPVGNGPYRLVRYVPETMMEFEVNPDYYRRKPKIERVVLKFAGDNPPLTELLSGSVDVIPEANAAQLPKLAKDPRFRVYQNLTDAASWALFWNADNPLFRDVRVRRALTLAIDRDDLRQVVNFGPEIPIVDGPFPPQRLRRGDVPEPLPYDPEQARSLLNEAGWLDRDGDGMREREGRVFRFTALAIGMSPVREMAIYVQDRLRRIGVDMSIQRMENATVRALVKSGRFEAAFSFLEHGAAWLRQHFGPPFPIGYRNSELVGLLDQVSATAAPDVEDRAFRRIAEIFRTDVPATFLFLGNRTIVAHKRLRGLIRPWGADPLVHMEELWLEDESQQ, encoded by the coding sequence ATGACGAAGGATGTCGCCCAGTACAGCCAGATCGACCGGCGCCAATTTGTGGAGGTCTGCGTGGGTTCTTTGGCCCTCGCTGCGGTAGGCTGCGGCCGAGGTAAGAATCGTGGCGATTTCCGCAGCTCGACGCTAATCATCGCGTACCATGGTGGCGCCGACGTCCTCAAGCCGGACATGACCAACGCCGAGCGTCTCGTCTTTCTGCCATTGATGGTCTGGAATTCACGCGGCGAACTGGAGGGTCGGCTGGCGCACCGGTGGGAGCATTCCGCTGATTACCGTGAGTGGACGTACCACCTGCGCACCGACGTGCGCTGGCACGATGGGGTCCCGGTCACCGCGCACGACGTCGCGTTCAGTCTGAGTCTGTTCAGCCATCCCGATGTCCTTATCCTTCCCGCGGACGCCGTGGAATCGGTGGCCGTGCATGACGACTCGACGCTGACGGTGCGCTCAAGGCGTGGCTCTCGCCTCTACAACGTGAGTGTGGTCTACTACCCGAAACACCGGTTGCAGCATCTCGACCGTTCAACGCTCACCCAATGGGACTTCTGGACCAATCCCGTCGGTAACGGTCCCTACCGCTTGGTGCGCTATGTCCCGGAGACGATGATGGAGTTCGAAGTGAACCCCGACTACTACCGGAGGAAGCCGAAGATCGAACGGGTGGTGCTCAAATTTGCCGGGGACAATCCGCCGCTGACGGAGCTGTTGAGCGGCAGTGTTGATGTCATCCCTGAAGCCAACGCCGCTCAGCTTCCCAAGCTGGCCAAGGATCCGCGCTTTCGCGTATACCAGAACCTCACCGACGCCGCATCGTGGGCCCTCTTCTGGAACGCCGACAATCCCCTCTTCCGCGACGTTCGCGTGCGGCGAGCCCTGACGCTGGCGATCGACCGAGACGATCTCCGGCAAGTCGTCAACTTCGGGCCGGAGATTCCCATAGTCGATGGCCCCTTTCCGCCGCAGCGGCTTCGCCGCGGCGACGTGCCCGAGCCGCTGCCGTACGATCCTGAACAGGCACGCAGTCTTCTAAATGAAGCCGGCTGGCTCGACCGCGATGGCGATGGCATGCGCGAGCGTGAGGGTCGAGTGTTCCGCTTCACGGCTCTCGCAATCGGCATGTCTCCCGTGCGGGAAATGGCGATCTACGTGCAGGATCGGCTTCGCCGGATAGGCGTCGACATGAGCATCCAGCGAATGGAGAACGCGACCGTGCGCGCGCTGGTGAAGAGCGGGCGATTCGAGGCCGCGTTCAGCTTTCTCGAACACGGCGCGGCCTGGCTCAGGCAGCATTTCGGCCCGCCATTTCCGATCGGTTACAGGAACAGCGAGCTCGTTGGATTGCTCGATCAGGTGAGCGCCACAGCCGCCCCGGACGTCGAGGACCGCGCATTTCGGAGGATCGCGGAGATCTTCCGCACCGATGTCCCTGCGACGTTTTTGTTTCTCGGCAACCGGACCATCGTGGCACACAAGCGCCTCCGCGGATTGATCCGTCCGTGGGGAGCCGATCCGCTCGTGCACATGGAGGAGCTGTGGCTCGAGGATGAGAGCCAACAATGA
- a CDS encoding ABC transporter substrate-binding protein encodes MMIITSLRETRQRPLAAVAPAALGLLLLAGCGSPGERRAAPSTLTVLLPGDESSIWSYPSRFLLFLPLVARNEKGKLESRLARSWEHSPDYRSWTVHLRTGVRWHDGVPVTAHDVAFTMELHRRTELRGSRVYSVVVLDDSTYTITYHQRGPGSPLDDWMAYLPKHLLEGLDPDEFVSWEFWKRPVGNGPYRFVRRVPNTAMVFEVNPEYYGARPRIDRVVVKVAAEPSITELLSGNVDAVTYMSPGSLLQLGGDARFRAYSHHSGMGVFTAVYWNHRHSAFRDSRVRRALTLAIDRREVLRAASQPEGTPLFDVIFTQRQLDRGEVPAPLPHDPAQAARLLEEAGWRDRDGDGIRDRDGRPFRFSLLMMTGGWTAGTSRGQAALLVQSQLRRAGIRMEILSMDMLAGRDRWQRGDFDAAIVTSVTGENGNARVFGKGSLLGYANPKVAELLERAAASMNPAERDSIYREVWPIFQAEIPMTALYPALWTSIVHRRVRGLSSPYRADPLWYAEQLWLEDSSPR; translated from the coding sequence ATGATGATAATCACGTCATTGCGCGAAACCCGGCAGCGTCCGCTCGCCGCGGTCGCGCCTGCCGCCTTGGGCCTGCTCCTCCTCGCCGGCTGCGGATCACCCGGTGAGCGGCGGGCTGCGCCATCGACTCTCACTGTCCTCTTGCCGGGCGACGAGAGTAGCATCTGGAGCTACCCGTCGCGGTTCCTCCTTTTCCTCCCGCTTGTGGCCCGGAACGAGAAGGGAAAGCTGGAGAGTCGCCTGGCTCGGAGCTGGGAGCACTCGCCGGACTACAGGAGCTGGACCGTTCATCTCCGGACAGGCGTCCGATGGCACGACGGGGTTCCGGTCACGGCCCACGACGTCGCGTTCACCATGGAGCTCCATCGCCGCACCGAGCTGAGGGGATCGCGGGTCTACTCGGTCGTGGTCCTGGACGACAGCACCTACACGATCACCTACCACCAGCGGGGGCCGGGCAGCCCGCTGGACGACTGGATGGCGTACCTCCCGAAGCATCTCCTGGAGGGGCTCGATCCGGACGAGTTCGTCAGCTGGGAATTCTGGAAGCGGCCGGTTGGCAACGGCCCATATCGCTTCGTCCGCCGGGTGCCGAACACGGCAATGGTTTTCGAGGTGAACCCCGAGTACTACGGCGCGCGCCCTAGAATAGATCGGGTGGTCGTCAAGGTCGCGGCGGAGCCGTCAATCACGGAACTCCTCAGCGGCAACGTGGACGCCGTCACCTACATGAGCCCTGGCAGCCTCCTCCAGCTGGGGGGCGACGCCCGGTTCCGGGCGTATTCTCACCACTCCGGCATGGGGGTGTTCACCGCTGTCTATTGGAACCATCGGCATTCGGCATTCCGCGACTCGCGGGTTCGACGGGCGCTTACCCTGGCCATCGATCGCCGGGAAGTGCTCCGAGCCGCGAGCCAGCCTGAGGGAACCCCTCTCTTCGACGTGATCTTCACGCAGCGGCAGTTGGACCGAGGCGAGGTCCCGGCGCCCCTGCCCCACGATCCCGCGCAGGCGGCCCGGCTCCTCGAGGAAGCCGGGTGGCGCGACCGCGACGGCGACGGGATCCGCGACCGGGACGGTCGGCCCTTCCGTTTCAGTCTCCTCATGATGACGGGGGGTTGGACGGCGGGGACTTCCCGGGGCCAGGCGGCCCTCCTGGTCCAGTCGCAGCTCCGTCGTGCAGGGATTCGAATGGAGATCCTCAGCATGGACATGCTGGCGGGGCGGGATCGGTGGCAACGGGGTGACTTCGATGCCGCGATCGTGACGAGCGTCACCGGCGAGAACGGAAACGCGAGGGTCTTCGGAAAAGGCTCTCTGCTTGGCTATGCGAATCCGAAAGTGGCTGAGCTTCTCGAGCGTGCAGCGGCGAGCATGAACCCCGCGGAGCGGGACAGCATCTACCGGGAGGTGTGGCCGATCTTCCAGGCTGAGATTCCCATGACAGCGCTCTATCCGGCGCTGTGGACGAGCATAGTGCACCGCCGCGTCCGCGGCCTGAGCTCCCCGTATCGGGCCGATCCCCTCTGGTACGCCGAGCAGCTGTGGCTGGAGGACAGCAGCCCGCGATGA
- a CDS encoding ABC transporter substrate-binding protein: protein MSVQKLALLRSIDRREFMQLSVGSLAYATVGCRRGGDPAYARGSTLIMAVSSVNDIKPDVSDLDFLVFLPLAKWDERGELEPWLARSWEHSPDYRDWTYHLRTDVRWHDGTPVTAHDVKFTLDLLSHPDVNEYVFDSVTVLDDFTVKIRGNPEYRDDIVFYPKHLLEHLDPKNFSQWDFWTRPVGNGPFRFARHVPEVMIEFDANPAYYRGEPKIARVALKFVGKAGFTELLSGNADIVRGDLAQIPRVARDPRFRVYHQIYAGAKAIYWKCDHALFRDVAVRRALTLAINRRELLRILNLPADLPIADGVITGRQLSRRQFPEALPYDPEKGRALLEAAGWQNRGGGAVRERDGRPFRFTAIVHDGDGFNQMAVYVQAMLSRVGIRMDLQVLDEGLMWKRLGGGDFEAAFMWQHWGADEARTRYLGRDNPTGYRNPEAIRLIDQAVTAGDPDELDRIYRALAEILRADLPLTRLVPTTLTTFAHRRVRGLSTPFHAKPDKYMEDLWLEK, encoded by the coding sequence ATGAGCGTGCAGAAGTTAGCCTTGCTAAGATCGATCGATCGCCGCGAATTCATGCAGCTCAGCGTCGGTTCGCTGGCTTACGCTACGGTCGGCTGCCGCCGTGGTGGTGACCCGGCCTACGCGCGCGGCTCTACGCTGATCATGGCGGTCTCCAGCGTCAACGACATCAAGCCCGATGTTAGTGACCTTGATTTTCTCGTGTTTCTCCCGCTAGCCAAGTGGGACGAAAGAGGAGAGCTGGAGCCGTGGCTCGCTCGGAGCTGGGAACATTCCCCCGACTACCGCGATTGGACCTATCACCTGCGGACCGACGTCCGCTGGCATGACGGAACACCAGTCACCGCCCACGATGTCAAGTTTACCCTGGATCTCCTGAGCCATCCCGACGTGAACGAATACGTCTTCGATTCCGTGACGGTTCTTGACGACTTCACCGTCAAGATTCGGGGGAATCCCGAATACCGCGACGATATCGTCTTCTATCCGAAACATCTGCTGGAGCACCTCGACCCCAAAAACTTTTCGCAGTGGGACTTCTGGACGCGCCCCGTGGGGAACGGGCCATTCCGCTTCGCCCGCCATGTTCCGGAGGTGATGATCGAGTTCGACGCGAATCCAGCCTACTATCGAGGCGAACCCAAGATCGCTCGGGTGGCGCTCAAGTTCGTGGGCAAGGCCGGGTTCACCGAGCTTCTGAGCGGCAATGCTGACATCGTGCGTGGCGATCTGGCGCAGATTCCTCGAGTGGCAAGAGATCCCCGCTTTCGCGTGTATCACCAGATCTACGCCGGCGCCAAAGCCATCTATTGGAAGTGCGACCATGCTCTCTTTCGTGACGTCGCAGTGCGGCGCGCTCTCACTCTCGCAATCAACAGGCGAGAGCTGCTTCGAATCTTGAACCTGCCCGCCGATCTCCCCATTGCTGACGGGGTCATCACGGGCCGCCAACTCTCACGCCGACAGTTTCCCGAGGCGCTGCCGTACGATCCGGAGAAAGGTCGGGCGCTGCTCGAAGCAGCCGGCTGGCAGAATCGCGGTGGCGGTGCGGTGCGAGAGCGGGACGGGCGGCCGTTCCGATTCACCGCGATCGTGCACGACGGCGACGGATTCAATCAGATGGCCGTCTACGTCCAGGCCATGTTGAGCAGGGTGGGCATCCGCATGGACTTGCAGGTTCTCGATGAGGGTCTGATGTGGAAGAGACTGGGCGGCGGAGACTTCGAGGCCGCGTTCATGTGGCAACATTGGGGTGCGGACGAAGCCCGGACGAGATATCTCGGAAGAGACAATCCTACCGGCTATCGGAACCCGGAAGCCATCAGGCTGATTGACCAGGCGGTGACTGCGGGCGACCCGGACGAGCTGGATCGGATCTACCGCGCGCTGGCGGAGATCCTTCGAGCCGACCTGCCTCTCACGCGCCTGGTTCCTACAACCCTCACAACCTTCGCCCACCGGCGGGTTCGCGGGCTCAGTACGCCGTTTCATGCTAAACCGGATAAGTACATGGAAGATCTGTGGCTGGAGAAATGA